A stretch of Bacillus pseudomycoides DNA encodes these proteins:
- a CDS encoding fatty acid--CoA ligase yields the protein MYMTIGRIFDLAVGKYSNKEALVEPEKNIRWTYKEWDEQINKTAQALLAEGVKKGDTVSVYSYNCREFVNVYLACAKIGAIFNPINFRLKAKEVAYILHDAASKVVVFEKAVEQTVAMIERDFPNSSFWYIEDDAPAYAASYHEKVGAASSEPVDIVVEETDYCSMLYTSGTTGHPKGVLHRHRDMAEHSMICTYFLKYNRDSIGLVVAPLYHCGELNAGIIPRIQVGGKNIILHQFETKTVLHTIEKEKITTFFAAPTMWNMMLQEDLSQYELRSMKIGVYGGAAMAPALVKECKERLHIDLVQIYGMTEMGPVIAFLVEEDQITKAGSAGTPCFSHEIRIVKPNEEGPAEPDDVLPPYEVGEIISRGPTMMAGYHNREEANAKSMYKGWYHSGDLGYFDKDGYLYVADRVDDMVISGGVNIYPREIEDFLHSHPGILDVAVLGEPDELWGERVVAVVVKKDEHITAEDLEVYCKESDELADYKRPRHYIFADELPRNASGKLQKFVLRESLKGAKK from the coding sequence ATGTATATGACGATTGGGAGGATTTTTGATTTAGCGGTTGGTAAGTATTCGAATAAAGAAGCGCTAGTCGAACCAGAAAAGAACATTCGCTGGACATACAAAGAGTGGGATGAACAGATTAATAAAACGGCGCAAGCATTATTAGCAGAAGGTGTGAAAAAAGGAGATACTGTATCTGTATATTCATATAACTGCCGTGAATTTGTAAACGTTTACCTCGCTTGTGCCAAAATCGGTGCGATTTTCAATCCGATTAACTTCCGTTTAAAAGCAAAAGAAGTAGCTTACATTCTCCACGATGCTGCCTCAAAAGTGGTTGTCTTTGAAAAAGCTGTTGAACAAACAGTTGCGATGATTGAAAGAGATTTCCCAAACAGTTCTTTTTGGTACATAGAAGATGATGCGCCTGCGTACGCTGCGTCGTATCACGAAAAAGTAGGTGCAGCGTCATCAGAGCCGGTGGATATTGTTGTTGAGGAAACAGATTATTGTTCGATGCTTTATACAAGTGGTACAACGGGGCATCCAAAAGGGGTGCTGCATCGTCACCGTGATATGGCAGAACATAGTATGATTTGTACGTATTTCTTAAAATATAACCGTGACAGTATCGGGCTTGTTGTAGCACCACTGTACCATTGCGGGGAATTAAACGCTGGTATTATACCAAGAATTCAAGTCGGCGGGAAAAATATTATTTTACATCAATTTGAGACAAAGACGGTACTACATACAATTGAAAAAGAAAAAATCACGACATTTTTTGCGGCGCCAACGATGTGGAATATGATGTTACAAGAGGATTTATCACAATATGAACTTCGCTCGATGAAAATTGGGGTATACGGCGGCGCAGCAATGGCACCAGCACTTGTAAAAGAATGTAAAGAGCGTCTACATATTGATCTTGTTCAAATTTATGGAATGACAGAGATGGGACCGGTTATTGCATTCTTAGTAGAAGAAGATCAAATTACGAAAGCTGGTTCAGCTGGAACTCCTTGTTTTAGTCACGAAATTCGAATTGTAAAGCCGAACGAAGAGGGACCGGCAGAACCAGATGATGTACTACCACCGTATGAAGTGGGAGAAATTATTTCACGTGGACCAACCATGATGGCAGGATATCATAATCGTGAAGAAGCGAACGCAAAGTCTATGTATAAAGGTTGGTACCATTCGGGAGATCTTGGTTATTTTGACAAAGATGGTTATTTATATGTGGCGGATCGTGTTGACGATATGGTTATAAGTGGCGGGGTAAATATTTATCCGCGTGAAATTGAAGATTTCCTGCATAGTCATCCTGGCATACTAGATGTTGCAGTACTTGGTGAACCAGATGAATTATGGGGTGAACGTGTTGTTGCGGTAGTGGTCAAAAAAGATGAACATATTACAGCGGAGGATTTAGAAGTATACTGTAAAGAAAGTGACGAATTAGCTGACTATAAACGCCCGCGTCATTATATATTTGCAGATGAACTGCCTCGTAATGCGAGCGGGAAGTTACAGAAATTTGTATTGAGAGAATCACTAAAGGGTGCTAAAAAGTAA